The following proteins are encoded in a genomic region of Mycoplasmopsis columbinasalis:
- a CDS encoding ribonuclease J yields the protein MNHISIFALGGLDENEKNCYVLEWNEKIFIINAGTKIPINSTNGIDTLIPNFDYLVKNKDRIQGIFISDVKSDTFSALPWLLMQIPNLKIYTSEFNKLMILDRLSKYRISNAAYKIFVLKDVKKFDDIFIQPIDIAGSMPGCLGFDFITPDGDVLFMFNFVEGNLGIYGKLSFDSLAKNFTKRKLLALVVDAGRVNLNGKAIEKIALPQSIKEVFLNAGPKERIIVSAYDEEMASIQQILDLAYKTKRPVVTYGKTYGQVFELIRNTYSKLNWPNAIDYRNANKIPNAVVLVTGSINRLFSRFLRITEKNDVFLSLNANDNVLFLSPAVNGLEKLEALTLDEIAKVTSKIYDVSSSEFYRHRPARQDIIDLVTKTKPQYVIPVEGLYRYLSDAQRYIAKECKMKENQILVLQNGRIAHFIDGKLASSKGKVKEVGETIIDGYGIGDISSEVVMEREVLGREGVIVVSVLFDSKTKKLVSKIQINFVGSISKEAKKDASELIKQVILKILEEEKFANIKELQNRARQVIKRKIFKNYDKEPLVVVTFQQIS from the coding sequence ATGAATCATATTAGTATCTTTGCTCTTGGCGGTTTAGATGAAAATGAAAAAAACTGCTATGTTTTGGAGTGAAACGAAAAAATATTTATTATCAATGCTGGAACAAAAATTCCGATTAATTCAACCAATGGAATTGACACTTTAATTCCAAATTTTGATTATTTAGTCAAAAACAAAGATCGTATCCAAGGCATTTTTATAAGTGATGTCAAAAGTGATACTTTTAGTGCTTTGCCATGATTATTAATGCAAATTCCTAATTTAAAAATTTACACTTCTGAATTTAACAAATTAATGATTTTGGATCGTTTGTCTAAATATCGTATTAGCAATGCTGCATACAAAATTTTTGTTCTCAAAGATGTGAAGAAATTTGATGACATTTTCATTCAACCAATTGATATTGCTGGTTCAATGCCTGGTTGCTTAGGTTTTGATTTTATTACTCCAGATGGTGATGTACTTTTTATGTTTAACTTTGTTGAAGGAAATTTAGGTATTTATGGCAAGTTAAGCTTTGATAGCTTAGCCAAAAATTTTACTAAACGTAAACTTTTAGCTTTAGTTGTTGATGCTGGTAGAGTAAATTTGAATGGCAAAGCAATTGAAAAGATTGCTTTACCACAGTCAATAAAAGAAGTTTTTTTAAATGCAGGACCAAAAGAAAGAATTATTGTAAGTGCTTACGATGAAGAAATGGCATCAATTCAACAAATTCTAGACTTAGCTTACAAAACAAAACGTCCAGTTGTTACTTATGGCAAAACTTACGGTCAAGTGTTTGAACTAATTAGAAATACTTATAGTAAATTAAATTGACCAAATGCTATCGATTATCGTAACGCAAATAAAATACCAAATGCTGTTGTGCTTGTAACTGGATCAATTAATCGTCTCTTTAGTCGTTTTCTAAGAATTACTGAAAAAAACGATGTCTTTTTATCGTTGAACGCTAATGATAATGTGCTTTTTCTTTCGCCAGCAGTAAATGGGTTAGAAAAATTAGAAGCGTTAACACTTGATGAAATTGCTAAAGTTACTTCTAAAATTTATGATGTTTCTTCTTCTGAATTCTATCGTCACCGTCCTGCACGACAAGACATTATCGATCTAGTAACCAAGACTAAACCACAATATGTAATTCCAGTCGAAGGTCTTTATCGTTATTTAAGTGATGCACAAAGATATATTGCCAAAGAATGCAAAATGAAAGAAAATCAAATTTTAGTGTTGCAAAATGGTCGAATTGCTCACTTTATTGACGGCAAATTAGCTTCCTCAAAAGGAAAAGTCAAAGAAGTTGGTGAAACCATTATCGACGGTTACGGAATTGGTGATATATCTTCTGAAGTCGTGATGGAACGTGAAGTTTTAGGGCGTGAAGGTGTAATTGTCGTGAGCGTTTTATTCGATTCTAAAACTAAAAAACTAGTTTCTAAAATTCAAATTAATTTCGTTGGGTCGATTAGCAAAGAAGCAAAAAAAGATGCTTCAGAATTAATTAAACAAGTAATTTTAAAAATTCTTGAAGAGGAAAAATTTGCTAATATCAAAGAATTACAAAACAGAGCACGTCAAGTTATTAAAAGAAAAATTTTCAAAAATTATGACAAAGAACCACTTGTAGTGGTGACATTTCAACAAATTAGCTAA
- the uvrB gene encoding excinuclease ABC subunit UvrB has product MHKYELVSNYKPAGHQPEAIAELVKNIKNGEKYQVLQGITGSGKTFTIANVITHFDRPVLVLSHNKTLASQLYSELRDFFPHNRVEYFVSYFDYYRPEYYHVASDSFSDKVSQTNAELDAMRMSAANALLTRNDTIVVASVSAIYGALNPKEYLDNFWPIRVGMQISRRDFLHKLVVLQYQHKIDLTGGSYDSKGDSVFIKQLDTSKHVIRVDFFGDEIEEISLVDPLNKKIIERKEFITIFPAHAYTVGVDIVQEAVSKIEKELAERVQYFRERNKLLEAQRIEERTNRDLDELKENGFCSGVENYSVYFDRRELGQRPYTLLDYMADKNPLVFIDESHMMIPQLKAMYRGDRERKETLVEYGFRLPSALDNRPLRFDEFESCFDFQTVFISATPDEYELNKTYGAITPLWIRPTGLLDPVIEVRPTTNQVEDIYDELQKQKAKSERTLILATTKRLSEELTNYFLQKKEKIAYLHSEHSTFERNTILRKLRKGVYDAVIGVNLLREGIDLPEVSLIIILDADKEGFLRSKTSLIQIVGRAARNANGRVLMYADHITQSMQATIDDNRTKREIQIAYNQKHGIVPRTIQKPIPEPIQDDSKVYDDLMKFYHLEEPKKGDTKKVSKKQIVTKLKAELEQAKKELDFDRAKEIFDLLIELEMNNK; this is encoded by the coding sequence ATGCATAAATATGAATTAGTCTCGAACTATAAACCTGCAGGACACCAACCAGAAGCAATTGCTGAACTGGTAAAAAACATTAAAAATGGTGAAAAATACCAAGTTTTGCAAGGTATCACTGGGTCTGGTAAAACTTTTACGATCGCTAATGTGATTACCCATTTTGACCGCCCTGTATTAGTGCTTTCACACAACAAAACTTTGGCTTCACAACTTTATAGTGAACTAAGAGATTTTTTTCCACATAACCGTGTGGAATATTTTGTTTCATATTTTGATTACTATCGTCCTGAATATTATCACGTTGCTAGTGACTCATTCAGTGATAAGGTCTCGCAAACTAATGCTGAATTAGACGCAATGAGAATGTCAGCAGCCAACGCACTCTTAACTCGCAATGACACAATTGTTGTTGCTAGTGTGTCGGCAATTTATGGCGCTTTAAACCCTAAAGAGTATTTAGATAACTTTTGACCAATTCGCGTTGGTATGCAAATTTCGCGCCGCGACTTTTTACATAAATTAGTCGTTTTACAATACCAACATAAAATCGATTTAACTGGTGGTTCTTATGACTCGAAAGGCGACTCTGTTTTTATTAAACAACTTGACACAAGCAAACACGTAATTCGTGTTGATTTTTTCGGTGACGAAATTGAGGAAATTTCGCTTGTTGATCCACTAAATAAAAAGATTATTGAACGGAAAGAATTTATTACGATCTTTCCCGCTCATGCCTATACTGTAGGTGTAGACATTGTCCAAGAAGCTGTAAGTAAGATTGAAAAAGAACTTGCTGAACGTGTGCAATATTTCCGTGAACGTAACAAATTATTAGAAGCACAACGCATCGAAGAACGCACGAACCGCGATTTGGATGAACTCAAAGAAAATGGTTTTTGCTCAGGTGTGGAAAACTATTCTGTGTACTTTGACCGTCGCGAACTCGGACAACGTCCTTACACATTGCTTGACTATATGGCTGATAAAAATCCTTTAGTTTTTATTGATGAATCACATATGATGATTCCTCAACTTAAAGCTATGTATCGGGGCGATCGCGAACGAAAAGAAACCTTAGTAGAATATGGTTTCCGTTTACCAAGTGCTCTTGATAACCGTCCGCTCCGTTTTGACGAATTTGAAAGTTGTTTTGATTTTCAAACAGTTTTCATTTCAGCCACACCAGATGAATATGAATTAAATAAAACTTATGGCGCGATCACCCCTTTATGAATTCGTCCCACTGGCTTACTTGATCCTGTAATTGAAGTAAGACCAACTACTAATCAAGTCGAAGATATATACGATGAGTTGCAAAAACAAAAAGCTAAAAGCGAGAGAACATTAATTTTGGCTACCACCAAACGTCTATCTGAAGAACTAACCAACTATTTCTTACAAAAGAAAGAAAAAATTGCTTATTTACACTCGGAACATAGTACTTTTGAACGGAACACGATTTTACGCAAACTAAGAAAAGGTGTTTACGATGCTGTGATCGGCGTTAACCTCTTGCGGGAAGGAATTGACTTACCCGAAGTAAGTTTGATTATTATTTTAGATGCTGATAAGGAAGGTTTTTTGCGTTCCAAAACATCGCTCATTCAGATTGTTGGCCGGGCAGCACGGAATGCCAACGGGCGCGTGTTAATGTATGCTGATCATATTACGCAAAGTATGCAAGCTACTATTGACGACAATCGTACTAAGCGAGAAATACAAATTGCTTACAACCAAAAACATGGCATTGTGCCACGTACAATTCAAAAACCAATTCCTGAACCGATTCAAGATGATTCGAAAGTTTATGATGATTTGATGAAATTCTATCACCTCGAAGAACCTAAAAAAGGTGACACTAAGAAAGTAAGTAAAAAACAAATTGTGACTAAACTTAAAGCTGAACTTGAACAAGCCAAAAAAGAACTTGATTTCGATCGTGCCAAAGAAATTTTTGATTTGTTAATTGAATTGGAAATGAATAACAAATAG
- a CDS encoding ABC transporter permease subunit — protein MQKQENKNNSELFRFSQSKPLFYSPSNPENSFKRYWRRFFSKKLNWVILFLFIVFLLFIFLSAIFYPYSSNKAVLNNDFVKNLPNYTNQILTKKFDLNDPNYLLIKQQAAKNSAIVIQEVFISDKVNLTYNPYLLLYSLYAKNFVLLFGTNSFGISYFSFFVNSFAKTIGLITLIILLQFSIGLLLGMFLGYFSNFKLFKVNYFLFNTLSIIPLTVLSIIIFKLVGYSDAKIIFIPGILGFVNFFYFGYNETILIKQKEYINALRSLGLTNTKILFSTILPQLLINSLNTIAENISLCILIISSLAFFNIDNLENALNLGSVFREILINTKNGSYLTFVILSVSFFVLISKLFGLKLFLAWRVNA, from the coding sequence ATGCAGAAACAAGAAAATAAAAATAACTCTGAATTATTTCGCTTTAGTCAATCTAAACCTTTGTTTTATTCTCCATCGAATCCTGAAAATTCTTTTAAAAGATATTGAAGACGTTTTTTTTCAAAAAAACTAAATTGGGTAATTTTGTTTTTGTTCATTGTTTTTTTATTATTTATCTTTCTTAGTGCAATTTTCTATCCATATTCGTCAAATAAAGCTGTTTTAAATAATGATTTTGTGAAGAATTTACCAAATTACACTAATCAAATTTTGACTAAAAAATTTGATCTAAACGATCCAAATTATTTATTGATCAAACAGCAAGCAGCTAAGAATTCCGCAATTGTTATTCAAGAAGTTTTTATCAGTGATAAAGTTAATTTGACGTATAACCCTTATTTGTTGTTGTATTCGTTATACGCAAAAAATTTTGTTTTGCTATTTGGCACTAACAGCTTTGGGATAAGTTACTTTAGTTTCTTTGTTAATTCATTTGCAAAAACTATTGGTTTGATTACATTAATCATTTTGTTGCAATTTTCGATAGGGTTGCTATTAGGAATGTTTTTAGGTTATTTTTCTAATTTTAAACTATTTAAAGTTAATTACTTCTTGTTCAACACTTTAAGTATTATTCCATTAACTGTTTTGTCCATTATCATTTTCAAACTTGTTGGTTATTCTGATGCAAAAATTATTTTTATTCCTGGCATTTTAGGGTTTGTAAATTTCTTTTATTTTGGCTACAACGAAACTATTCTGATAAAACAAAAAGAATACATTAACGCTTTACGTTCTCTAGGGTTAACCAACACAAAAATTCTTTTTTCAACTATTTTGCCTCAACTTTTAATTAATTCGCTCAATACAATTGCGGAAAACATAAGTTTATGCATACTTATAATTAGTTCGCTTGCATTTTTTAATATTGATAATTTAGAGAATGCATTAAATTTAGGCAGTGTTTTTCGAGAAATTTTAATTAATACAAAAAATGGATCCTATCTGACTTTTGTGATTCTTTCTGTTTCGTTTTTTGTTCTTATCAGTAAATTATTTGGTTTGAAATTATTTTTAGCTTGAAGAGTAAATGCGTAG
- a CDS encoding HPr family phosphocarrier protein, with amino-acid sequence MKAFTITVQDPMGMHARWATAVSSVASKYNNCEIKVVMKKNNLEANAKSIMSLLSLPIRKSDKITFKASGSDKEQDALSSIKEVLLKHGVASQEELNL; translated from the coding sequence ATGAAGGCATTTACTATTACAGTGCAGGACCCAATGGGTATGCACGCGCGTTGAGCAACAGCGGTATCATCTGTAGCATCAAAATACAATAATTGTGAAATTAAGGTTGTTATGAAAAAAAATAACCTTGAAGCAAATGCCAAATCAATTATGAGCTTGCTATCACTCCCAATTCGCAAAAGCGATAAAATTACTTTTAAAGCATCTGGTAGTGACAAGGAGCAAGACGCGCTTAGTTCAATCAAAGAAGTTTTACTTAAGCACGGAGTAGCGAGTCAAGAAGAATTAAATTTGTAG
- a CDS encoding ABC transporter permease subunit: MNFAKYLTKKIFLLAVTFSIALFLGYVFFFLLLNKTQTVSILEGFFLFLNNLSKGFGQLYNTTIADAFSSPLTLFWNYYQWSFLFVSTTLVISVLVGLTIGLVMGYKNNKSSDLILSFFVFGAIAIPTFVLAPILIVVAQNNDLPVMFLKPSVLGLNWTIASLIFPIILLLVVPVSIISTITKNTIIKSYTESYIVQMQANGMSTTAIFRKAIFKNICTNLAGNAFGILILVSSFSFIIERIFQIPGQSLLLINMIESNEINVLLCFLFFKLLIFLLFLLLFDTLSDVWNNLIEEKTQGWYIWKHIKQRSWLNKERKNAETRK; the protein is encoded by the coding sequence ATGAATTTTGCTAAATATTTAACTAAAAAAATCTTTCTTTTAGCTGTTACATTCAGCATAGCTTTATTTTTGGGCTATGTTTTTTTCTTTTTATTATTGAACAAAACACAAACGGTGTCGATTTTAGAAGGGTTCTTTCTTTTTTTAAATAATTTAAGCAAAGGTTTTGGTCAGCTTTACAATACCACTATTGCTGATGCTTTTAGCAGTCCATTGACTTTGTTTTGAAATTATTATCAATGAAGCTTTTTGTTTGTGAGCACAACTTTAGTTATTTCCGTTTTAGTAGGTCTTACGATTGGTTTAGTAATGGGTTACAAAAATAACAAAAGCAGTGATTTGATATTATCCTTTTTTGTCTTTGGTGCAATTGCCATTCCTACCTTTGTTTTAGCTCCAATATTAATAGTTGTAGCTCAAAACAATGATTTACCAGTTATGTTTTTAAAACCATCTGTTTTAGGGTTGAATTGAACAATTGCGTCATTGATTTTTCCAATCATTTTATTATTGGTTGTACCAGTAAGCATAATTTCTACGATTACGAAAAACACTATAATAAAGAGTTATACAGAAAGTTATATTGTGCAAATGCAAGCTAATGGTATGAGTACAACTGCAATTTTTAGAAAAGCTATTTTTAAAAATATTTGCACAAATTTAGCTGGTAATGCGTTTGGAATTTTAATTTTAGTTTCAAGTTTTAGTTTCATAATTGAAAGAATTTTTCAAATCCCAGGGCAATCTTTGTTACTAATAAATATGATTGAAAGTAATGAAATTAATGTACTATTGTGTTTTTTATTTTTTAAACTATTAATTTTCTTGCTTTTTCTTTTACTTTTTGACACACTAAGCGACGTATGAAATAACTTGATTGAAGAAAAAACACAAGGTTGATACATTTGAAAACATATAAAACAAAGAAGTTGACTAAATAAGGAGCGGAAAAATGCAGAAACAAGAAAATAA
- a CDS encoding OppA family ABC transporter substrate-binding lipoprotein — translation MKLIKKLSLLTTMLAPAIATTSCNIREAAASNIYIKKFNSPNNLKTDFVINKVGKVTNDFESLLHSPLLKWTYDGKAKYDSINKQFYNSSLKYLSFGLARLIILVNDKKEENVFLQDSVQTNNHLSTNETGIKQVFSDNKQNINSEFFFETLKKAVEIRIQLKNNILYVNNNGEFIKGLGVRAIDYYTSFKNDWDNTINLFTTYQLETPKAEDFVDKSSSISTITFRSLNTVKPELSDFVLNEIPNNLIFNPLLSSDKNPFGADYGKTLDKTLFTSPYYLAYNSFEQQIFKKNPHFVDSNFVKNSKKLEKIVLNYNLVPQDLSTFQLQQMEGFKQNLVTEVEYNVLNSNQKEEVDTLPVLFNLTYATDAKDYSNSVNLFWNVSGDFETNEQLFSKAFGKIVLGNIYDQSLSGEESEFFFPKRFELRHLLNLITNPNTFQKLINNRKYWNNVILQNANLNSVDSESFSTSKLIDYESFVNNFYDLNFATKTISFISDFEFEDAKNAALLSAADALKSPYFSEFKTRIIALLNFFYDYYHFDKQEKFSWTIPVFATKNKEIETILTLILNNIKSIDERLEPRFEFFAKTNKKTPFVLQKMHFENLAFSNIFASLLFRSDLFFWAYLLKARDFVVSNDKEFTSWSDLKTNGLLSFEPIKKVYMWIETNFKPEVFSTSETSLATLLSHSKNLKTITDLKLDFANFLKTFSRAEQLDLIKVVNLIFDGQISIDSYIQANSYSKQLIQITFEKPLNDLGYTQYQDINYFG, via the coding sequence ATGAAATTAATAAAAAAACTTTCTTTGTTGACAACAATGTTAGCTCCTGCAATTGCAACTACTAGCTGTAACATTAGAGAAGCAGCCGCAAGTAACATTTATATAAAAAAATTCAATAGTCCAAATAATTTAAAAACAGATTTTGTAATTAATAAAGTTGGAAAAGTAACCAATGACTTTGAATCACTTTTGCATTCCCCACTTTTAAAGTGAACTTACGATGGCAAAGCAAAATATGATTCAATTAACAAGCAATTTTATAATTCAAGTTTAAAGTATCTTTCTTTTGGTTTGGCTAGACTTATTATTTTGGTTAATGATAAAAAAGAAGAAAATGTTTTTCTGCAAGACAGTGTGCAAACAAATAATCATTTATCAACTAACGAAACAGGAATAAAACAAGTTTTTTCAGATAACAAACAAAATATTAATTCTGAATTCTTTTTTGAAACATTAAAAAAGGCTGTGGAAATAAGAATTCAGCTAAAGAATAATATTTTGTATGTTAATAACAATGGAGAATTTATTAAAGGGCTTGGTGTACGCGCGATTGATTATTACACGTCCTTTAAAAATGATTGGGATAATACAATAAATTTATTTACTACTTATCAGTTAGAAACTCCAAAAGCAGAAGACTTTGTTGACAAAAGTTCGTCGATTAGTACTATCACCTTTAGATCACTTAATACCGTTAAGCCTGAACTTTCTGATTTTGTTCTCAACGAAATTCCAAATAATTTAATTTTTAATCCATTATTATCGTCAGATAAAAACCCTTTTGGTGCTGACTACGGAAAAACTCTAGACAAAACACTTTTTACTTCACCTTATTATTTAGCTTACAATTCATTTGAACAGCAAATTTTTAAAAAAAACCCTCATTTTGTCGATTCTAATTTTGTTAAAAATTCTAAAAAATTAGAAAAAATTGTTCTTAACTATAATTTAGTCCCTCAAGATTTAAGTACTTTTCAGTTACAACAAATGGAAGGTTTTAAACAAAATTTAGTGACTGAAGTTGAATATAATGTTCTCAATTCCAACCAAAAAGAAGAAGTAGATACGTTGCCTGTTCTTTTTAATTTAACTTACGCTACTGATGCTAAAGACTATTCAAATTCAGTTAATTTATTTTGAAATGTCAGCGGCGATTTCGAAACAAATGAACAACTTTTCAGTAAAGCATTCGGAAAAATTGTTTTAGGAAATATTTACGACCAAAGTTTGTCAGGAGAGGAAAGCGAATTTTTCTTTCCAAAAAGATTTGAATTAAGACATTTACTAAATTTAATAACCAATCCAAATACTTTTCAAAAGTTAATCAATAATAGAAAATATTGAAATAATGTTATTTTGCAAAATGCAAACTTAAACTCCGTTGATTCTGAAAGTTTTTCCACAAGCAAATTAATAGATTACGAAAGCTTTGTTAATAATTTTTATGATTTAAATTTTGCGACAAAAACTATTAGTTTCATTAGTGACTTTGAATTTGAAGACGCAAAAAACGCTGCGCTTTTATCAGCTGCTGACGCCTTAAAAAGTCCTTATTTTAGTGAATTTAAAACTCGGATAATAGCGTTGTTAAATTTCTTTTATGATTATTATCATTTTGATAAACAAGAAAAATTTAGTTGAACAATTCCTGTTTTTGCGACAAAAAACAAAGAAATTGAGACGATTTTAACATTAATTTTAAATAATATTAAATCCATTGATGAAAGATTAGAACCACGGTTTGAATTTTTTGCTAAAACAAACAAAAAAACACCATTTGTTTTGCAAAAAATGCATTTTGAAAATCTAGCTTTTAGTAATATTTTTGCTTCATTGTTGTTTAGATCTGATTTATTCTTTTGAGCTTACTTACTAAAAGCTCGCGATTTTGTTGTAAGCAACGATAAAGAGTTTACTTCTTGAAGCGATTTAAAAACCAATGGTTTGTTGTCTTTTGAGCCTATAAAAAAGGTATATATGTGAATTGAAACTAACTTTAAACCAGAAGTTTTTAGTACTAGTGAAACTTCACTCGCAACACTTTTAAGTCACAGTAAAAATTTAAAAACTATTACTGATTTGAAGTTAGACTTTGCAAATTTTCTTAAAACTTTTTCCAGAGCAGAACAACTTGATCTAATCAAAGTTGTGAATTTGATTTTTGACGGACAAATTTCGATAGATTCTTATATTCAAGCAAATTCATATTCAAAACAGCTCATTCAAATAACTTTTGAAAAGCCTCTTAATGATTTGGGGTATACACAGTATCAAGACATTAATTATTTTGGTTAG